Genomic window (Zingiber officinale cultivar Zhangliang chromosome 2B, Zo_v1.1, whole genome shotgun sequence):
AAAGTACATCAACACCCTTGATCATTGTCCACTTCTCCTATAGTTCCTTTGGGGGCAGTATAATACTCAACTAACTGGTTGGCTTGGATAGAACTGGtccctaaaattttaaatttgcaaTCTGAAAACTGAAAGTTTTCAATCTTTGTCGATTTATTTTGAGGTTCATGTTTATTTAATTTGGATTGTATTAAAgagaagtatttttttttcagTCCGGACCTTTGCCAAATCTTGATTTGAGTATGCATGAGCAAATCTTTGTAACAATAATACATGTGCATACAATCATTAGCCTAAATAATAAACTTCCACAACTGAATTTTCTTACAACAACAACcgagtcttatcccactaggcaGGGTTGGTGAAAACTGAATTTTTTTGTTATTGAGataatctaaaaactcaattttcgaATTCCAAATTGCTAAGTTCACTCATAATTCTTTGGAGTTTGGACCAATAAATTTTTTCCTGTGGAACTGTAGAAGCATGTCTGCTTCTAACTTCTAGATAGTGTAACAGGTAAACCAACAAATTATATCCTCAATGAAGGTTCTCTTCATGAATTGCACTGGTTCAAGCAGTCTTATGGCTCATGGTTTCTTGGAGACTATGTTTGTGAAGGTAAGTTAACAGAGATTATATCCATATATTTCAAGGTATTTTTTGGCCATCAAAGTGAAGATTCTATACCTTGTTCTTGTTGAATGCAACTGTTAGTTGACCTTTGCATTTGGAAATCTGACTGGCTGTGAATTGCACTGTGActtagaaaacaaaaaaaatacacttaATATGATTACTTGCAATTTGACATTCCCTTTATATTGTAACAGATGGCAGCTTGTATGTCAGCACCCCAGTTGACCCTGTATTTGTACTTTTGCCAATCTTTGAGGAAGCTCGTATGAAGGTAACTATgtttggagattttttttttaaaattaaaaatattcttgCATTTCTTGTGTTTATGTAATCATATAAACTTATATACTTGACAAATAATATTTCTTATTGCAACCAATTCATTCCTGAAATCTAGTAAATTTAAAGATGCTTATGCAAATCCAACCTAGAGAATCTTTAGGCACTataactatttttaattattggTTATTTTCAAGATTGACCAAATAGCAAATAGATGCACCTTTATTTGATCTTCGGCGATGGAGAATGATATAATTGTGTTCAGTAAGTGTATACAAAAGAGTGAGAAGAGGTTAATCTCTAGAATCTCTATCATTTTATAGTCATTTATCCTAAGTTTGTTTTGACAAAAGagtataagatttttttttccttgattTTGATTCCATAcaattgaaggggagccttgacgcaacggtaaagttgttgtcatgtgacctagAGGccatgggttcgagtctcagaACCAACATCTTGCAAAGTAGGGTAAGGTTGtgtacaatagatccttcccGGACCACGCATTGGCGAGAGCTTCGTGCAACCCTTTTGATTCCATACAATTGGCATTGGTGTCATGCTATGCATTTTATGTAGCAGAAGGTTGCTATGCATTCCTTGCGCTGTAATTTGCTGTCCTTTCACCTTATACAGTTTTGTGGTGCAGACACTTCTACTGGATAATTATTGCCTTGTCTGGTGCCCTATTGGGATTACGTTTCATTATTGATCTTCTTTTTGTCACCATGCGCCACCAACTTGTAGCTGCAATTGTGTTTGGAAGTGTGTCCATGTAAATTTGTATGTCACACCTATTGATGAGAACAATTTTTGGGTGGAAATATACATCTATTTCATCCTTATCCAGTTCATTTCCTAGTTTTCTTTTGGCAAACACATATTTGTTGCTGTTTGTTCTTTCTTATAGAGCATTTATTGGATTTGCTTGTTTCATTTTTCATACATCAAATTTGTTCCTTGTAATGCATACATCAGTTTGGAATGCTCTTCAACCTACCCAAGATTGTTTTGAATAGCAAAGCAGGAACTTTGGTTGAACCCCTGCTATGCACCAATTTATTTATAGACGACCTAGCATATGGCAAGGTTGCCCATTCTTTTGTTAGTTGTATCCTCCTATATtcgctgttatatatatatatatatatatgaattaatATTACATGACTGATCATAGTTTTTTATATGTAGAAAGAAAACGATCAAGGAATGTACAGGCAATTAGACGAAATATTATATGTGGAAGGTTATCCTGGCTATCAACACCTGTTATCCATGACAAAAGATACCATGAAGATAGTTTGTGAAGTAAAAGGTAGTGTATATACCTTTTTGCTTATAGCTTGCACTGTGAAAGGATTTGTATTAGATGTTCACAATTAAGTATGCACTAATTTGCTATATTCAACTCATTGGAGTTTGTTCAACTGCTTGGATTTCATTAATTAAAAGTCCATTTTCTTAACTTCATAACTGACTATATTGAAAGAAGTCTGTGTCAAAATAATTCTATGCATTATTTTATATGAAAATTGATTAGCTTTGGTTATTCACAGTTTTCTTCTCAAGTACATCTGAAACCATGTATGTTATTATTACATGACAAAATGGCAACATGACACTTATTGCTAAAGCACTTATTAAAAAAATGGTGAAACCATATCAGTGAAGGTATACCTCAACCACTTATTATCATGAATATACTGATCAGCTCCTTACCTCGAAGCTTATCATATTGAAAATTGCACACTTTTATGGTTGTGAATCTCTTCATGTTCAAGAGAAATAAGCTTGAATAGTTGACTGAATTGCAAGACAACACAAGGAAAATGGTCttcatataaacatgtgaacgaAGGTCCTTTAGACAGGGACTACAGAAGAACAATAGAGGGAAACCAAGATCCCAATTCATGATTTGTGCTTTGGTACTATGTAAGTATTGTTGGGTAATTGCATATTTCAAAAGCTTAAGCTGGTACAATGGAGTTCAACAAACATTTTTGATTTATCCATAGTTGACTGCTTGCTACAGAATTCCATCTAAACTGCTAATCCTATATGAAAACTGAATGAACAAGGTTTTACTTGCTTCTCTAGAGGAAGTTGTTATTCCTTTTATTTATCTATCCTTTTATTATGGCTCACTTTGAATACTTATGGCTTGTATTTTGTTGTTGTCATGCTGCAAGTGAGTCCTCTTTCCATGCTTAAATACTCGTTCCAATGACAGCACTTTGTATCAGCACATCCCTGCAAAGGATTGTGCCACTGAGATGCTAGACAACATTCATAATAGAAAACCCACCAGCATTCTTCTATCATATTATTTTTGTAATGAAACAGAAGATTCTACATTGTTATTGACAAAACTCATTCTTTGCTGTAGAAATTGGATCTTTGCAGTACTTCAGACTTGATAATTCTAAGGTTCTAACCTGGTTGTGCTGCAAGGTGTGCTTTCATCTACTTCCAGTTCTATTACCTCCTTGATTCCAGGTCATTAAATTGCATATGCACAGATGCTTTCTTCCAAGTCTTCGGAAGATCAAGAAATATCAGTGAAAACCTCATATATTTTTGTCCttttcttgcaggtacaaaatttaaaatcaacatTTTTGAAATTGGATAAAAATTATGCTgctcaagaagaaagggaaaCATGTACGGAACTCTCTTATATTTTAATCAATACACAAATCTGACAGTTATTAGGGAGTTATGCAGGGTTTCTATAATATGGAATACCTTATGAACCAGTACGAAGGGAAAATAAGGGTGTTactctagaattttttttaccttgTGTGTTAATGATATACAAGATTATAATACAAGATCTTAGCTTCATTAAAAGAACGGATCCTTGTTCTTACATATATAGGGTTCAATATATATCTAGGATTTACAATCTCTTTTTCCCAAACCCCATATAATAAATTCATTCCAAATACATTGGTCTATGGTGGATCTATTCCCTATATGAACTATTTCAATCAGAATCAACTACAACTATAAATGTTACACATGTTTTTCAGACAGCCATTTTATTCCAAAGGCCTGATTCTAATGTTGAATGCCTATAGTGATGTTATTGTTGTAAACTTCTTCTCGTTTCAAAAAATT
Coding sequences:
- the LOC122045794 gene encoding ribonuclease H2 subunit B-like, whose translation is MAWCEGLVAPRLLISPLPSISNQRGHANLEGNILALRHPQSGKPTNYILNEGSLHELHWFKQSYGSWFLGDYVCEDGSLYVSTPVDPVFVLLPIFEEARMKKENDQGMYRQLDEILYVEGYPGYQHLLSMTKDTMKIVCEVKEIGSLQYFRLDNSKVLTWLCCKVQNLKSTFLKLDKNYAAQEERETLKDAVSILGEYVTDKPWLTLLCNHLQLEIGETHKEGIQAETSQNLPESNLASSHAFQSTVVNGRSMVSAKRQPKKMKTETNSKNIRDMFQKATRKGTS